Genomic window (Arcobacter aquimarinus):
TCGCTTAAATTTACTGGCTTTTTGGGAATTTGTGGGATTATTTTTATAACTTCTCTTAATGTATCTATTGTTATAGATTGAGCTGTATGTTCATTTTTTCTATCTTTTATAAATTCTGTTAATATCTCTGATATTTTTTTTACTTTTGCTCCATTTGTTTTTGAATCTTCTAAAATTTTATCTGTATAATTACAATAATTATATAAAAAATCTTTCTCTATCTCTTCTATTGATTTATATTTTTGTTTTTGTTCATGTGTATATGAAGTAGAATGTATGTTATTTGCTTCTGTATTGAATGATTTTTCATTTAGGGGTATAAAATTATCTCCAAATCTATTAAGAGCCCTTTGACGGTCAATTTTGAGTATTTGTGCTTCTGTTTTGAATAACATACTTAAAAAATCTAATAAATCTTTCTCATTTGTTGATGTTCTTAATCTATTATATAACTCTTTTAATTCTGTGGTGCTTCTTTTTACTATATCTTTTCCGTGTTTTTTAAGTGGTGTTTTAATTTGTTGATAACTTCCTACGGCTAAATGCTCAAAAGTTTGTAATGCTTTATCTATAACTTCTGGTTGCCCTCCACTTAATTTGATTTTACCTAATATTGGGTCTTCTTTTTCAATTTTAAATAATTCTGATAAATGATTGTGTCTTAATTCTTCCAATTGTTTATTTTCTACAAGTGCTTGTTCTTTATAATTATCTAAAACATTTATAATCTCTGTTATATTAAAAGGCAATGGTTTTCCTTGGCTCTTGATATATTCAAATATATCTCTTGTTAATTTGTTGAAGATTATAACTAATTTAGAAGCTTTTTTACAATTAGTATGTTTTGTATTGAATGAATAAAAATAGTCTGTGTTGGGGATTCTTCTTTTATAAAAATAGTATCTGTTCTTTTTATATAAATACATAATATTTCGCCTTTATTAAGACAAAACATTCTTAAAGTTACCTAAAATGTTCTCCATTTTTTAAGTGATTTTTAATAATCAAGAAAATGTTATCTAATTTGATAATTATGTTATCAACAAAAAAGGATAACAAAATAGCCTAAAACAGGGAACAAATGAATAACATAACGGAAAACAAAAAGATTTTATATTTTTTAAAAGCTTGATTTTAAGGGGATTTTGTTTAGAAATGAAAAATGGCAGAGAGCAAGGGATTCGAACCCTCGGAGGCGTGAACCTCGCCGGTTTTCAAAACCGGTACAATCGACCAACTCTGTCAACTCTCTACACATATATGGTGCGAATGGTGAGAATCGAACTCACACTCCGAAACCGGAACGGGATTTTAAGTCCCGCGCGTCTACCTATTCCGCCACACTCGCACATTTTAAGTAAGTCAATTTTAAGTTGTTCTACTTAAATTGGACTGGAATTATAATAGGTTTTTTTTTATTTGTCAAGAGATTTTTAAATAAAATTTGAAATTTATAAAATTTTTTATATTTTAATAAAAATTGAACAGCAATAAATGTATAATCTAAAGATATAATTTATGCATAATTAAAGGATTGAAATTGAGAAGTGATGAAGTAAAAAAAGGGTTTGATAGAACTCCTCATAGGTCATTATTAAGAGCAACTGGTTTAAAAGATGAAGATTTTGATAAACCATTTATTGGAGTAGCTAATTCTTTTATTGAATTAATTCCTGGACATTTTTTCTTGGATAAGGTATCAGCTATTATAAAAGAAGAGATAAGAGCTAATGGCTGTGTTCCATTTGAATTCAACACTATTGGAGTTGATGATGGTATCGCTATGGGACATGATGGTATGTTATTTTCATTACCGTCAAGAGAGTTAATTGCAAACTCTATTGAGACTGTGATGAATGCACATAAATTAGATGCAATGATTGCTATTCCTAATTGTGATAAAATAGTTCCAGGTATGATTATGGGAGCTTTAAGAGTAAATGTTCCAACAGTATTTGTATCAGGTGGTCCAATGGAAAAAGGTTACACAAAAGATGGAACTCCAATTGACTTAGCAACTGCTTTTGAAGCTGTTGGAAAGCATGAAGCTGGTGAAATGAGTGATGAAGAGTTAAAAGATATCGAATGTAATGCATGTCCAAGTGGAGGTTCATGTTCAGGTATGTTTACAGCTAACTCTATGAATACACTTATGGAAGCAATGGGGATTGCATTACCAGGTAATGGTACAATCTTGGCTTTAACTCCTGAGAGAGAAGAGTTATATAGAAAAGCTGCTAGAAGAATTTGTGAAATTGCATTAGATGAAGCATCAAGAGAAAAATATAAATTAAAAAATATCTTAAATGAAAATGCGGTTAAAAATGCATTTGCAGTTGATATGGCAATGGGTGGAAGTTCAAACACTGTATTACATATGTTAGCTATTGCTAAAGAAGCAGGTGTTAATTTTGAATTAAAAGACATTAATGCTATTTCAAAAAAAGTTTCTCATATTGCTAAAATTTCTCCATCTTTATCTACTGTTCATATGGAAGATATCAACAAAGCTGGTGGTGTAAATGCTGTTATGAAAGAGATGTCAAAAAGAGGTGATGATATTTTAATGGAAAACCTTACAATCTCTGGAGAAACTACTTTAGAAAAAATCAAAGATGCTTACATCAAAGATACAAATATTATTCACACTATTGATAATCCATATTCAGCGGTGGGTGGATTAGCTATTTTATATGGAAACTTAGCTGAGCAAGGTGCTGTTATTAAAACTGCTGGAATTACTGGTTCTAGAGTATTTACAGGGAAAGCTGTATGTTTTGATGGACAACCAGAAGCAATTAAAGGAATTGTATCAGGAAAAGTTCAAGCTGGTGATGTTGTAGTTATCAGATATGAAGGTCCAAAAGGAGGTCCTGGAATGCAAGAAATGTTAGCACCAACTTCTTTAATCATGGGAATGGGACTTGGAGATAAAGTAGCATTAATCACAGATGGAAGATTTAGTGGAGCTACAAGAGGAGCATCTATTGGTCACGTAAGTCCTGAAGCAGCTGAAGGTGGAATGATTGGATTACTAAAAGATGGTGATGAAATTCATATCGATGTTGACCAATATATCTTATCTGTAAACTTATCTGATGATGAAATAGCAAAAAGAAAAGCTGAATTTAAACCATTAAAAAAACCACTTAATTCTTCTTGGTTAGGTCAATATAGAGCACTTGTAACAAATGCAAGTAGTGGTGCTGTTTTAAAAACAGATTTATAACGATTAAATAGGGAATTTTTCCCTATTTTAATTAACTTTTTATTAACTTTTTATTGGAAAATAGTTTACTCTTATACTTTACAATGTCAATATAATAAATTCAAAAAGGATATAAAAGTGAAGAAAAAACTTTTACTAATTTCTACGCTGATTGCAACACAATTGTTTGCGAAAACTATAGATTTTGAAATGATGGATAAAAATCCAACAAGAATAGCTCCAAATACAACAAATGAAATTTTGTCTTTTAATAGCAGTATAAAAGATTCTGTACACTCTATTGTTAATATTTCTGCAAAAAGACATGTGGATACAGGCTTAGATACTTTACCTTTACAAATGTTTAATGACCCATTTTTCAAAAGATTTTTTGGTGATCAATTTGGAAATCAATTTAAACAAAATAGAGTTCAAAGATCTTTAGGTTCAGGAGTAATCGTTTCAAAAGATGGTTATATAGTTACAAATAATCATGTTGTTGAAAATGCAGAAGAGATAACTGTAACAATCGGTGATGATACAACAGAATATAACGCAAAACTTATAGGTCGAGATGCAGATAGTGATATTGCTGTAATAAAAATAGATTCTGATGTGAAATTAACTCCTATCAAACTTGGTGATTCAAATAGCTTAATGGTGGGAGATGTTATTTTTGCTATTGGAAATCCATTTGGAGTGGGAAGTACTGTAACTCAAGGAATTATTTCAGCTTTAAATAAAAATAAAGTTGGAATAAATAGATATGAAAATTATATTCAAACTGATGCTTCAATAAATCCTGGAAATTCTGGTGGTGCATTGGTTGATAGCCGTGGAGCTTTAATTGGAATTAACACAGCTATCATCTCAAAAAGTGGTGGTAATAATGGAATTGGATTTGCAATTCCTGTTGCAATGGTTAAAGATGTTGTTGAAAAACTTGTAGCAGATGGAAAAGTAACAAGAGGTTACTTAGGTGTTGCTATTGGAGAATTAGATAATGATTTAGCAAAAGTTTATAAAAGAAAAGAAGGTGCTTTAGTTCTAGATATCTCAACTGAAACTCCTGCAGCTAAAGGTGGTTTAAAAAGAGGAGATTTAATCTATTCTATAAATGGTAAAGCTATAAAAGATAGAACTTCTTTACAAAATACGATTGCATCATTCCCACCTGATGAAAAAATTAAATTAGGTATTGAAAGAGATGGGAAAGATATATCTTTAGATATAGTTTTAGGAGATAGATCAACTTTAGTTCAAATTCAATCTGATAACAATACTTTCCTTGGTGGTTTAAAACTAAGTGTTATTGACTCTCAATTACAAAAACAGTTTAGATTACCTGTTGATTCAGCTGGAATATTAATTTCAGATGTAGAACCAAAATCAAATGCTGAAAAAGTTGGTTTTCAAGCTGGAGATATTATAGTTCAAATTGAAGATGTAGAAATTAAGAATTTTACAAATATAGAAACAGCTTTAAAAAAGTATAATAAGAAATATAAAAGAGTTTATGTAAATAGATATGGTCAAACTATTCTATTTGTAATTCAATAAAAAGGATTTCCCATTATTAAAGTACTTATGATAGAAGATGATTTAGAATTAGCTCAAATCATCACTGATTATCTAAAATCATTTGATATTGAAGTTATCAACACAGATAGTCCATACAATGGACTATCTATGCTTAATGTACATAAAGATTATCAACTAATAATTTTGGATTTAACTCTTCCTGAAATTGATGGGTTAGAACTTATTCCAAAAATAAGAGAAAAATCTAATATTCCAATTATTATAAGTTCAGCACGAGATGATATTTTGGACAAAGTTATGGGATTAGAAAGAGGAGCAGATGATTATCTTCCAAAACCATATAATCCAAGAGAACTTCAAGCAAGAATCAAAACTATATTAAAACGTGTTGATTTACAAAATGAACCTAAAAAAACTGAACAAAATTCACTTTTTGAAGTAAGAGAAGATGATATGCAAATACTTTTCAAAGGTGTTGCTTTAACTCTTACATTAGCTGAATATGATATTTTAAAGCTACTAATTCAAAGAAATCATGGTGTTGTGGCAAGAGAAGATTTCATTTACGCAAGTGACAATATTGAAGATGAATCTTCACTTAAAAATATTGATGTAATTATTTCAAGAATTAGAACTAAATTATCAAAAATTGATGATAGTCAAACTTATATCAAATCAGTAAGAGGTATTGGATATCAGTTAGTATGATAAAAAATATCTCTATTTCCACTTTTGTAAATATCATATTTACGTTGGCTTTTATCTCTATTTTTATAACTTTTGCAATGTTTATCAATTATGATAAACAAAAACATGAACTTTCACTTCAAAATAGATATGAATTAATAGCAGAAAATTTTTTAAGTACATTTCAAAGTCATCCAACTTTTGAAACCCTGCTTGCTTTATACAAAAAGTTTCAAGTTATACCTATTGAAGAGAGAGAAGAGAAACTTGAAATAATAAAAAATGCTCAAGAATTAACAATAACACAAAATTTTTTAGGAACATACAGAGTTTATAAATATAATGATGTTTACTATATCTATGTACAACAATTTGGCTATAACGTTATGCTAAAAGACTCTACAAATCACAACTATAGTATGGCTTTTATTGTTATTGGATTTACCATATCTTTGTTTACTTTTTTATTTTTATATGAAATTTTAAAAAGAAAATTACATCCATTAAAAGTGCTAAATAAACAACTTATTGCATTTTCAAATGGAAATAAAGATATAAAGCTAAACTATACGAGTAACGATGAAATAGGAACTATTGCTAAAAGTTTTAATGAAGCAATAAATATCATAAATAATCAATCAAAATCAAAAGATTTATTTATGCGAAATATGATGCATGAATTAAAAACTCCTATTACAAAAGCTATGTTTATTGCTGAAACTTTAAATGATGATAACAAAAGAGAGACCTTACAAAGAGCCTTTAAAAGAATGGATGATATTATCAAAGAATTAGCAACAGTTGAAAAATTAACTTCTAAAAACACTATGATTTTTAAAGAAGAGAGCTCTTTTTTCAAAATATATACAAAAACTTTAGATTTAATGATGGTAAATCCTGAAAATATTGCTGCTAAAATCAGAGATTTTAAATTTGAAGTTGATACTTATATGATGTCTATTGCTTTAAAAAATCTTATAGATAATGCTATAAAATTCTCACCAAATAAAAAAGCAATTATAAATGCTTCAAAAGAGAAAATAGAAATTAGCTCTTTAGGGGAGCCTTTAAGTCATGAACTTTCTTATTATACAGAAGCCTTTTCACAAGAAGAAAAAAGAAGTGATGGTTTTGGATTAGGACTTTATATCGTAAAAACTGTTGTAAATTTACATGGATTTAAACTAGAATATAAATACGAAGGTGGAAGAAATTACTTCATCATAAATATGATGAAGTAACTCTTCTTTAAAATTTAAGACCTTACATCTTTCATAACTTCAAACCAATTTGTGTTGAAATTCTTTTTTATATATTTAGCCCTATGGGGCACGATACAGCCTGAACAATTTTGATGAATATAATCTTCACCTATGTATTGTGCTCCATCTCGTGAATTTATATTACAAACAGAATATAGAGTTTTTCCATCCGCTGTTTTTTCAAATCCTTCATCTTTAAATCTAAAATTTGGACAAGCACATAAATAACAATTTAAATCTTCCATATCGTGGCATTTTTTATTATCTTTATAAAGTGGACAAAAATCTGGTTCATTTTTTACCATATTTTCAAATTTAAAATACTCAATAATCTCATCTTTTGATTTATTTGTTAATTTTTTCATTACATTTGCGTGTAGTTCTCCTTGTTTTAAAAACCACTCTTCATAAGTCATACTAAAACTCCTAAAATTAATACAATAATTATAAATATATCCAAACGATTTCTAAGACTTAAAGCCTCTAAAACATCACTATTTTCTATATTTTCTTTTCCATCTCCAAAAAAAGGTTTATTTTTTATCTTTCCAAAATAAGAAGTTGGACCGCCTAGTTTAACATTTATAGCTAGTGCAAAAGCTGATATTGGATAACCTGCGTTTATACTTTCATGTTTTTTTCCATATCTTTTAAACTCTAAAAAAGCTTTTTTACTAAAAAATAGTAAAGCTATCAAAATAGCTGTGATTCTTGAAGGAATAAAATTTACAACATCATCGAGTCTAGCAGAAAATTTACCAAACTTTTCATATTTTTCATTTCTATATCCAACCATTGAATCAAGAGTATTTATAGCTTTATAAATAAATGCTCCAACTATTCCAAAACATAAAAGATAAAAAAGTGGAGCAACAACTCCATCACTTAGGTTTTCAGCATAAGTTTCAATTGCTGCTTTATTTATTTGACTATCATTCAAGTCTGATGTATCACGACTAACTAACATAGAAATTTTTTGTTTTTTTTCTTGTAAATTTTCACTTGTTATAACCTCGTTTACACTATCATAAAGCATTTTAGAAGCTATTGTAAATGATGCTAAAAATCCTTGAACTAAAATATTATCAAACAAAGATAAAAAATATGAGATTATAAAAACTATAAATATAAGAGAAATTGTTAAAAGAAATCCTCTAAAAATAGAATCCTTATAAAACTTCTTTTGAAACCAAGAAATATAATTTCCCATCAAAATAATAGGATGTTTAAAAAACTTAAGTTCTTCATACTCTTTAAAAATCCTATCTAAAATATATGCTATCAAAGCTACTTCATAAAACATTGAACTTACAAATTTCCTATCTTTAAATTTTTTATTAGTGATATAATAAATCAATTGAAATAGTATCATTACTTTATTAAAAGGAGTTCAAATGAAAGTACTACTAACAGGCTCTACTGGATATATTGGAAGAAGATTAAAACAAATACTTTTAAATGATGAAAATATAGAATTAAAACTTCTTGTTCGAAATAAAAAAAGTGTAACTACTTTAGATAAAAACGTTACTATCATACAAGGGGATACTTTTGATAAAGAGAGTTTGAAAGAAGCCCTAAAAGATGTAGAAGTGGCTTATTATTTGATTCACTCTTTAAGTAATGAAAACTATAAAGACCTAGATAAAATCTCTGCTCAAAACTTTCTAGATGTTGCAAATGAGTGTGGAGTAAAAAGAATCATTTATCTTGGTGGGCTTGGAGTTAAAAATGAAAATACAAGTGAACATTTACTTTCTCGTATTGAAACGGGAGAAATTTTAAGCTCAAATAAAAATGTTCAAACTATTTGGTTTAGAGCTGGTGTGATTATTGGTTCGGGAAGTGCTAGTTTTGAGATTATTAGAAACTTAACTGAAAAACTTCCTATTATGACAACTCCAAAATGGGTAAATACAAAAGCTCAACCAATAGCTGTAAGTGATGTTTTATCATATTTACACAATGGTTTGTATTTAAATGAAAAAGAAAATTTGATAGTTGATATTGGAAGTGAACAACTAAGTTATAAAAATATGATGTTAAAAACTGCAAAAGTTTTGGGATTAAAAAGATATTTGATTACCTTGCCTTTTATGAGTATAAATCTCTCTTCTTATTGGCTAAATCTTTTTACGCCCGTTCCTTTTACCGTTGCAAAAGCTTTGATTGAAGGGCTTAAATCAGAAGTAATAATTCAAAATGACCACGCAAAAAAATATTTCCCAAATATAACTCCAATCTCTTATGAAGAGGCTGTAAAAAATGCTATAAATGAGATAGAAGAAAACCAAGTAATAAGCAGATGGAATGACAAAGGAGATGGAGTTTGGGAGAAAAATGCTCAAAATGAAATCTCAAAAGCTGTATTTATAGATAGAAAAGAAGTAGATATTTCACATATAGATGCTTCAAAAGTCTATCAATCATTTATTAGTATTGGTGGAGAAAATGGCTGGTTTGACTTTGATTTTTTATGGGAATTAAGAGGAATTATCGATAAATTAATCGGTGGAGTTGGACTTAAACGTGGAAGAAGAAGCCAATGTGATTTAAGAATTAGTGATTGTTTAGATTTTTGGAAAGTTGTGGATTTACAAAAAGATGAAAGACTTTTACTTTATGCTCAAATGAAAGTTCCAGGGGAAGCTTGGCTTGAATTTAAAATCAAAGATAACAAACTAATCCAATCAGCCTACTTTTATCCAAAAGGAGTTTTGGGAAGATTATACTGGTATGCGTTGGTTCCCCTTCACTATTTTGTATTTAACAATATGATAAAAAGTATAATCAAAAAGGCAAAAGCTCTTTAGCTTATGCTTTTTATTAAATGTTCTACATCTAATTTTGCTTTTAAAGTAGAGATAAAATTATCAACAGTTTGTTTTTTATACTCTTGAAAATCAAAACCTACATAATCAGCTTTTATTGATTTAAAATATTTTGTTCTAAATTCGTTGTTATCAAAAATTTGATGTACAAAAGTACCTTTGAAATTTTGTTTTTCAAAAGATAATGGATATTTTTCACACATTCCATGATGTATTTCAAAACCAGCTATTTTTTCACCAAATAACTCATAAGTTTTTTTCTCTAAAATTTTCTCTTTTTCAAAAATAATATTATCAGGAATAAAGGCAAATCCCTCTTCTTTGATGATTTCTTCATTCTCTATTGCATAAATATCTTCAAGATTCTCAAACATCATCTCATATCCACCACAAATAGCACAAATCTCTTTTTTGTAGTTTTTAATCTGCTCAAAAAGTCCAGTCTTTTTTAACCAAAGCAAATCTTTGATTACAAGTTTACTTCCAGGAAGTATCACTAAATCAAACTTTTCAAGTGAAATGTTGGAACTAACAAACTCCACAAAAACCTCATCATCAGCAATCAAAGGCTCAAAATCATTGTAGTTACTCATATATGGATATGCAATTACTGCAATATCTAGTTTTTTATTTTTGGGTTGTTGAACAAAGTTTTTCAAACTAGCACTATCTTCAAATCCAAGATTAAAAGGCAGATATGGCAATACTCCTAAAACTGGAATCTTGAAATCCTCTTGAATGATTCTAATGCCTTCATCAAAAAGTGTTAAATCACCTCTAAATTTATTTACAATTACACCTATTACATTTTTTCGTAACTTTTCTGGAAGTAGATTATAAACTCCCCAAATAGAAGCAAAAACTCCACCTTTTTCTATGTCTGCTACAAGTATGATTTTTGTGTTATAAACACTAGCTATAAAAATATTTGATAAGTCTTTATCCATAAGATTTAACTCAACGGGACTTCCAGCACCCTCAGCAACTATGCAATCATACTTTTTATCAAGATAATCAAAACATCGCTTAACAGCAGGTTTAAGTAAATCTAAATCTCTATAATATTCTCTCACATCTTTATTAGTTACAACTTTTCCCTCAACTATAAGTGAGGCAGAACTTCCTCGTCCAGATTTTAGTAATACTGGATTTAGATGATATGAAGTAGGAACACCTAAAACCTCAGCTTGAAAATATTGAGCGATTGCTATTTCACTTCCATCATCGCAAACGTGAGAATTATTTGATACATTTTGTGCTTTAAATGGTGTTACTGAAATTCCTAAATCTTGAAGTATTTTAGCTATCACAAAAGTGATTGTTGATTTTCCTGCATCACTTGAAGTTCCGAAGATTGAGATGTTATTCATCTATTAAAATTCCTGTTTCTATGAAGTTATTAATTTTTTGGAATAAAACATTATTTGTCCCAATATAATTAATTTTATATCTATAAAACAAATACCAAATTTTTATATATATTTTATTATCATTTATAAAATCTATTAGTTTGTTTTTTTGTGTCATAGAAGGGGAAGTGGTTATTTCATCAATTATTAAATTTACATTAATTTCTTTTTTATTTAAAATATTAAAAAATTCTTTACTCAAAATTTGAAAATTTTTATCAGATATATAATCTAATTCTTTAATAAAGAAAAGCTTTCCGTCATTCATTTTTTTTTCGATGAAATGACAATGATACAAAATAAAATTAATATTAATAAAAATTAAATATCTTAAAATAGCATCATTCATTTCTTGTTTTTTTTCAATCCATTCAACTAAATTATCCAAAACTTGAATATAGATTCTTGCATTTAATTCTTCTGTTTCTTCAATAGTTTTTAGAATAATTTCTTTATACTTATCTAATACTCTATATCGTTTAATACTAAAAATAGTTTCAAAAAGTTCTTTTATGCTTGGGTCATATTTCAAAAACTTTGATACAGATTTTTCTTTTACTTTTGAAAATACATCTTTTTCTTCACCTTTAAATACATCATCATTTAAAATAATCACTACTTTACAATCAAAGTTTAAAGTTAATTGAGTAATAAATCCAAATAAATCATTTAAATCTATATCTTTTGATTTTCTTTCAAAATCATCAAAACAGATGATTGCACCATTCTTTAATCTTTCAAGAGCAATTCTTTCTTGATTGTCTTTTTGTTCTTCTTTCACACCATTTGCAAATTTTTCAATCTTTTCAGAAAAAATACTTCCATATCTTTTTGTATATTTTGTAAATGTAGAAACTTTTTGTGTAACAATATTTTCTCCACCTATTGCACTAAAATATAATTGTGCGAAAATATCATTTTCAATCTCTTCAATTGAACTTTTACCATACAAACTTACGTAAGAATAAGCACTATTTTTGATACTTAACTCTTTTTTTAATTCATCAGTTGCAATAATCTTCTTCCAAAAATGAGTTTTCCCACTTCCCCATTTTCCTGAAAGCATAATAACTTTACCGTTGTTATTATCATTTAGTAAATATCCATTATTTTCATCAACTAAATATTCTTTTAGGATTTTCGCATTTGCCATCTTAGTCCTTATTTCTTATACGAATTTTCTCTTGATTTCACAGCAACAACAAGTATAATAAGTCTATCTTCCTCTTTTTTATAAATAACCCTATATGTTCTAAGTTTTAATCTATAAAGTTCTTCATTTAATCCTTGAAGTTTTTTTATTTTGCCAGTTTTTAGAAGTTCTTGTTCGTATTCAAAAGAGAAATTATTTGTAAATTCTAAAATTGAATCTGTAATGAATTTAATATTTGCTTTGTCTATTCGTTTGAAATCTTTTATTGCTGTTTTTTTATAAACAACACTATACATCTAAATACCCAATTCTTTTAATAACTCATCATGGCTAATTGTTCCACTACTATCATTTAACCTTTTTTTAGCAAGTTGTATATCTTGATAATCCATATACATCTCAAGGGCTTCACTAATAATTGCTGTTTTCTTTTTCCCTAACTCTTTTGACATTATGTCTAAATCTTCAAGTAATTCTAAAGATAGAGTAAATGTTGTTGGTTTAACTGTTTTATACATAATAAACTCCTTTTATATTGTTTATTATATTGTTTATTATATTTATTGTCAACTAAACATAAATCATTTTTTTAGTCATTCCACCATCAACAACTATATTTTCACCAGTGATAAAACCTCTATTTTTTAGTAAAAATTTTACAGTATCTACTATATCCAAAGAAGTTCCAACTCGTCCGCTTAAGTGTTGTTCATTATCATTTGCAGTTGGTTTATAGTTAATATCTGTATTTATCCAACCTGGACTTATAGAATTTACTTTTACATTTGGTGCTAAACTAGCAGCTAGTGCGTGAGTTAGTGAACTAATTCCACCTTTTGAAGCACTATAACTTTCAGTTCCACTCTCACTCATCAAAGCTCTTGTTGAAGAGATATTTATAATATGCCCTTTGGATTCTTTTAGTAATGATGCAAACTCTTTTGATAAGATATAAGGTGCTGTTAAATTCACACTTATTATCTTTTCCCACTCTTCTATGGTTTGTTCTTCTAGTGATATATGATTAAAAATTGCTGCATTGTTTATTAGTGCATAGATTTTATTTCTATCTTTTTTGATTTTTTCTATAGTTTTTAATAACTGCTCTTTAGAAGATAAATCACACTTATAAAACTTCACTCTATCCATCTTTTTTTCTATTATATCTATATTTATTATTTGATATTTTTTTCTTAAATTTTTTGCTAGTGCTTTTCCTATACCATTTGAAGCACCTGTTATTATGATAGTCTTCATATTCTTCCTAATACTTATACTCTAATTTATTTATAACTAATTTTTTATTTACAAACGGGTCAACAATTGCACTTATTTCATCTAGTTTATATTTCAAAGGAAAACCAATTTTTGAATTTTGGGCTGTACTTTCTAAAATATAAAAAGGTTTATCATTTACATATAAAGCTTTTTTATTTAGTTTTATATCTTCAAAATTTATAATCACAAAAATATGCTCTGGAACTAATACAAAATAAACTTTTTCATAACCACTAACTTTTAAAAGTGAAATCAAAAGATTTGATTTATCATCACAATCTCCAAAATTTTGTTCAACTACATTTTTAGGACTTCGTGCAACACTTTCATTTATTTTATATGGAATTGCTGTAACAAAATCAAGCATTGATTGAACTTCACAAAGTTTGTCATTTTGACAATCTTTTGTTAAATATAAAGCTAGTTTTTTTGTATAGTCATCTTTTCTTACTTGATTTACATAAGTTGCATCACCGATATCTATAAACTGATTTTTCACTATAAAAAATGAAGAAACTATCAAATAAATCACATAAATAATAAAAATAGCAGATAATAAAAAAGAGAAATATTTTAAAAATCTATTGTTTATTAACATATCTCTTC
Coding sequences:
- the cbiB gene encoding adenosylcobinamide-phosphate synthase CbiB, giving the protein MFYEVALIAYILDRIFKEYEELKFFKHPIILMGNYISWFQKKFYKDSIFRGFLLTISLIFIVFIISYFLSLFDNILVQGFLASFTIASKMLYDSVNEVITSENLQEKKQKISMLVSRDTSDLNDSQINKAAIETYAENLSDGVVAPLFYLLCFGIVGAFIYKAINTLDSMVGYRNEKYEKFGKFSARLDDVVNFIPSRITAILIALLFFSKKAFLEFKRYGKKHESINAGYPISAFALAINVKLGGPTSYFGKIKNKPFFGDGKENIENSDVLEALSLRNRLDIFIIIVLILGVLV
- a CDS encoding SDR family oxidoreductase; protein product: MKVLLTGSTGYIGRRLKQILLNDENIELKLLVRNKKSVTTLDKNVTIIQGDTFDKESLKEALKDVEVAYYLIHSLSNENYKDLDKISAQNFLDVANECGVKRIIYLGGLGVKNENTSEHLLSRIETGEILSSNKNVQTIWFRAGVIIGSGSASFEIIRNLTEKLPIMTTPKWVNTKAQPIAVSDVLSYLHNGLYLNEKENLIVDIGSEQLSYKNMMLKTAKVLGLKRYLITLPFMSINLSSYWLNLFTPVPFTVAKALIEGLKSEVIIQNDHAKKYFPNITPISYEEAVKNAINEIEENQVISRWNDKGDGVWEKNAQNEISKAVFIDRKEVDISHIDASKVYQSFISIGGENGWFDFDFLWELRGIIDKLIGGVGLKRGRRSQCDLRISDCLDFWKVVDLQKDERLLLYAQMKVPGEAWLEFKIKDNKLIQSAYFYPKGVLGRLYWYALVPLHYFVFNNMIKSIIKKAKAL
- a CDS encoding cobyric acid synthase, giving the protein MNNISIFGTSSDAGKSTITFVIAKILQDLGISVTPFKAQNVSNNSHVCDDGSEIAIAQYFQAEVLGVPTSYHLNPVLLKSGRGSSASLIVEGKVVTNKDVREYYRDLDLLKPAVKRCFDYLDKKYDCIVAEGAGSPVELNLMDKDLSNIFIASVYNTKIILVADIEKGGVFASIWGVYNLLPEKLRKNVIGVIVNKFRGDLTLFDEGIRIIQEDFKIPVLGVLPYLPFNLGFEDSASLKNFVQQPKNKKLDIAVIAYPYMSNYNDFEPLIADDEVFVEFVSSNISLEKFDLVILPGSKLVIKDLLWLKKTGLFEQIKNYKKEICAICGGYEMMFENLEDIYAIENEEIIKEEGFAFIPDNIIFEKEKILEKKTYELFGEKIAGFEIHHGMCEKYPLSFEKQNFKGTFVHQIFDNNEFRTKYFKSIKADYVGFDFQEYKKQTVDNFISTLKAKLDVEHLIKSIS
- a CDS encoding P-loop NTPase fold protein, whose translation is MANAKILKEYLVDENNGYLLNDNNNGKVIMLSGKWGSGKTHFWKKIIATDELKKELSIKNSAYSYVSLYGKSSIEEIENDIFAQLYFSAIGGENIVTQKVSTFTKYTKRYGSIFSEKIEKFANGVKEEQKDNQERIALERLKNGAIICFDDFERKSKDIDLNDLFGFITQLTLNFDCKVVIILNDDVFKGEEKDVFSKVKEKSVSKFLKYDPSIKELFETIFSIKRYRVLDKYKEIILKTIEETEELNARIYIQVLDNLVEWIEKKQEMNDAILRYLIFININFILYHCHFIEKKMNDGKLFFIKELDYISDKNFQILSKEFFNILNKKEINVNLIIDEITTSPSMTQKNKLIDFINDNKIYIKIWYLFYRYKINYIGTNNVLFQKINNFIETGILIDE
- a CDS encoding type II toxin-antitoxin system RelE family toxin codes for the protein MYSVVYKKTAIKDFKRIDKANIKFITDSILEFTNNFSFEYEQELLKTGKIKKLQGLNEELYRLKLRTYRVIYKKEEDRLIILVVAVKSRENSYKK
- a CDS encoding ribbon-helix-helix domain-containing protein; the encoded protein is MYKTVKPTTFTLSLELLEDLDIMSKELGKKKTAIISEALEMYMDYQDIQLAKKRLNDSSGTISHDELLKELGI